From Zalophus californianus isolate mZalCal1 chromosome 16, mZalCal1.pri.v2, whole genome shotgun sequence, one genomic window encodes:
- the ZPBP2 gene encoding zona pellucida-binding protein 2 isoform X2 codes for MDFKRAKKETVDPTYLWIGPNEKPLTGNNQINITKTGKLMMEDFLEAFSGLYTCTLSYKTVRAETQEETIVKQRYDFMIFAYREPDYSYQMAVRFTTKSCQGRYNDLLFRVLKKILDNLISDLSCHVIEPSYKCHFVKIPKHGLMHELFIAFQVNPFAPGWKGACNDLADCEDITNHNILQARDRIEEFFRSQAYIYYHDFNKTIPAMHFVDHSFQVIRVDSCRPGFGKNEGLHSNCASCCVVCSPGTFSPDVDVTCQSCISVHIYGAKSCT; via the exons gaaataatcaaataaatataactaaaacAGGAAAGCTGATGATGGAAGATTTTCTGGAGGCTTTTTCTGGACTTTACACATGTACTCTTTCTTATAAGACTGTCAGAGCGGAAACTCAAGAAGAAACGATAGTAAAGCAGAGATATGACTTTATGATCTTTG cctATCGGGAACCTGATTATTCATATCAGATGGCTGTACGTTTTACCACAAAGTCTTGTCAAGGAAGATACAATGACCTGCTTTTTAGAGTGCTGAAGAAAATCTTGGATAATTTAATCTCTGATTTGTCATGCCATGTCATAGAACCATCATATAAATGCCATTTTGTTAAAATTCCCAAACATGGCCTCATGCATGAGCTATTTATAGCCTttcaag ttAATCCTTTTGCACCAGGGTGGAAAGGTGCATGCAATGATTTGGCTGACTGTGAAGATATCACTAATCATAATATCCTCCAG gCAAGAGATCGGATAGAAGAATTTTTCCGGAGCCAAGCATATATTTACTACCATGACTTTAATAAAACTATACCAGCTATGCATTTTGTGGACCACAGTTTTCAAGTAATACGTGTGGATAGCTGTCGTCCAGGCTTTGGAAAAAATGAAGGTCTACACAGTAATTGCGCTAGCTGTTGcg TGGTTTGTAGTCCTGGGACTTTTAGTCCTGATGTTGATGTTACTTGTCAGAGCTGCATTTCTGTCCACATTTATGGAGCTAAATCTTGCACATAA